The window ACTGGAGATTAAGGGGATGAAAGAGTTTGACCAGAATCCGGTGGAGGGATTCTGTGCGTCGTTGTTAAGTCTGACTTTGTCGACGGGTTAAACTTCGCCGATGAGCTAAAGGTGAGTGGTGTGGACGATTAGTGCCTTGAATGCAGTGTCGACAAGGTTCTATTTCCTGAAATCATTGTAGATTCTCAATTTTTCCTTCTTTTTTGGGTTTTTACAGATGGTGTTGAACTTTGACAGAAGTTTCGTTGGGAGAAGCTGATGTCTTGTTGTAATATGGGAAATAGATTCTTTTGTTGTTGTCTTGGTGGAGATGGCATATGTTCGTTGATGTACTCGATCGACTATTGGTGGAAAAATTTGGTAGGATCTCTTTTGCCTTTCATGAGCTGTGATTATTTTATTTCATGGAGATCCTTGACTAGAACATGTAAATCATGTGGTATGAATCATAGAGTTTGGATTATGTACATGATGCATTGGTTGAAGCATAATAAGTACATCACATGGAGCAATAAGAATGGTTACAGAGATTTGCTTATTGTTGGAATATGTTGCCAATTAAGTACTCAAAATCTTTGGTTTTAGAATAGAGTTGATATTAATATGTGAACCATGGATAGTGTTAATGGACATAATTTTATTGCTAGGGGGCAGTGGTGATGGAGAATGAGGAATCTGGGTTCAGGCTATGCGATGGTGATGGAGAATGAGAGTTATGGCTTTGGGTAAGATGCGATGATGAGAGTTAGGGGTATAATTGACATTTAACATTCTTACATTATCCACGTCAGCCACTTAACATATATTTTTGACAAAGGGAGACAGAATGGATCAATTGGTTGAAAATTGAGAAGTAAAAGGAGTGATCGGTTGAAATTAAAAATACGAGGACTAAATTGTCGAAATTTAAAAAATTTAAGGAATGACCAGCATTTTGTTCTAAAATAAATTAATTTCACTCTTTGCAACTCCAAATAGAATGAACTATTGGCTCTTCCTTTGATCCTTTATCAGATTTGTTGAGAAGGTCAGAAAACCCATTGGTGGTTGGAAATATGCTAAGAGATTGCTTTACCATCCATTGGATTCATAGATTCAGAAGCAAGAAATTCAGTAACGTAACTAAATAAACCATTAATGCCCTTGAACCACGTATAAGGTGCTTGATGTAAAAAAAATCTAGATATGGTAATGAAATTGTGGTACTACCTGGAAGTTGACTTTTTGTGATACAAGTGACAACGGAAACAGGTTCACCTGCAACATAACATGTATGCACTCCTTAGAGCCTAAATATATATATTGATTACTTGAAGAAATATGGGGGAGGCATATTTATGTCTCCTTAAAGTCAAAATTGAAACAATTTTTTTTAATCACATTGAGGACTTAATTATCACTTTAAACATATATTTTATTACTTTAAGGACACATGATTATTAATGTTGTAACTAGAAACTTTCACAATTTTAAAGACTTATATTACAATTTCGAGGACTAATATTATTAGTTTCATGACTCAATTAACAAAGTTGATATATCACATCATTCACATGCATTAACACGTACATTGTAGAATTTTCTATATATTATTATTATTAATTATAACAAAAAAATTTATTTATTTTATTGTAACAATAAAATATTATATATTTGGTTGTTTCTCGTTGGAGCATGTGAAGAATTTAATTTTGAGAAGAAAGGCTATGCTGCAAATTTAGGGAGTGAATCATTCTTTTTATTCTCCGTCCCAATTTTAAAGAATGAGATGAAGAAGCTGTTAGACATAAAAAAAGCTCAATATTCCTCAAAATTGAAAAAAATCAAGAAAATAGGGATGCTCTAAGCAGCTGTTAAAGAGTTAAAACAGCATATGTTCATAGCACATGATTTTTGCCCTGTAGAGATAGAGTAGCACATAATGAAGTATGAGTTTAATAGGAGCAAACAACGCAAGCTACTGGTTTGCAAGGGAAGAAATGAGAAGCTGTGAATGAAAGTGATAAAAGACTACAGATTTCTGAAAGACAGCGAGTATAGCAAGTTGGAGTTTATTACAAACAAAGCAAAGAGAGTGGAGAATCCCACGTACATATCTGCTGGAAGCAGAGAGAGGGGAGAATCCCACAAACATAGTAACTAAACTAAAATGCCGGCAGTTGGTGCTAGGAAATCAATTAACAAGCTCATAGCACATAACTTTTCCTCTGTAAGAGACAGAAACGTAAACAAAAGAAATGCGAACAAAGCTACTGGAAAGGGGAGAAAAGCAATGCTGTGAACCGAAAAGAAATAAAGACTACAGATTTCTAAAAGTCAGTGCCGAATCCCATATAGCAAGTTCAATTTTATTACAAACAAAGCAAAGAGAGTGGAGAATCCCACATACATAGCTGCTGGAAGCAGAATACATAAAAGATGATACATTTCAGCAGTTTTAAATTACAAGACTAGTAATTGAAAAGACAGCAGCACCTCTTGTCGAGCTTGGGCAGAACTTAACCTTGTTCCATGGGCATCACATATCGGCAGAGGGGACAGAAGTGGTTCCTCTCCAGGCACTGAACTATGCAAGGCAGATGAAAGTGGTGTGTGCAGGGCAACTGAGTGATGGGGAGTTGTTGTTCAAAGTCCTCCAAGCAAACAGCACAGGTGGGGGAGCGTGTGAGGATATCACTATCGAGTGTCATCACTCGCTCCAAGCCCTGGACGAAGGATCTGCTTGCAGGGATCCAATTGCGCGAACATGGATCCAGTGTAACATCTCCCTCCCGGACAGTGGCGTCAACCACACCCACCACAAGAGGGATCTCGGGATCGACCATCTCTAAAACCACCTGGAATATCTCGTGAATAGAAGCAAAGTGTTCATCTTCCGGAACACTCACTTGAGAGAGTTTCTTAGAGAAGAGGGTTGCATACCTCCTGTTGTTGTCGTAGTTGTCGGATAACTGCTGCTTGAGATGAGAAAACTTTACAAGGAGATCTGCTTGATGTAGAAGATCCATGGATTCAATAGTATATGGATCGGTTCGCACACGGTGCCATTGGATTGACCTGAGGAACCGGAATCTGATCGTAAGCATGTCCATCTTCAAAGACCCCATCAGATCGGGTTGTTCCTTCTGCAGCACATGGTGATGATAGGTGAAATACTCCATGTGGCTGTGGCTGTGGCTGTGGCTGTGTATATGTATATATGATTCGATGAGGAACAACCCTAATCGGTATAGGAGAAGGATTTGGTCCCTATTAACAATAGGAAACCGAAGTTTCAGGAAACACGCCCAAACTAGATGTACAATTCGTGATCAACTTTCTATTATGTTTTATACGGCTACAAAATCTTTATCAACATTCTAGGAAACTCGCAATCTCACTGATCTGAAAAGTGTTCTAGCTATACACAATGTGGATTTAAATATCACACATAGAACACATACACAATGACGTCCTTGTACAAACATGCTTGCATTAAAGATGTTCACGAAATCGACATATACTCAAAACTATCATGAATTTCAGGACCGAGTATTGACTGAACTTCTTTTCCGGCCAAAGACAAAAAAAGAGTGGAAATACTTGATGATATAACGATGAGCTATCTATATAAAAAGATCGAAAACGAGTATGAAGACCCGTATGAGAAACGATAACTTGGTTTTTGCATTTGAAAAGGTTAACTCCTCAAGAGTCAAGAGCATAAAAGGAGCAGCCTAAATGATAAACTAGTGGAGTGGCCCAAACTCTTATTAACCCACTGCCAATGTCTCATATTCTCGATGTGGGATATATATCTCAACACACCCCTGCACGTGTGGCGAATCTTCAAGCCTAACACGTGGACAACATTTGGGTGACGTGGAGTTCGTGTGGCCATTGGACTTCACACGTGGACGTGGGTAACCCGCTCTGATACCATGTTAAAGTAGTCTGGGGTTCACATCCAAAACCAATTGGTAATGGGTGGAGTGGCCTAAACCCTTATTAACCCACAGACAAGGTCTCATATTCCCGACGTGGGATATATATCTCAACACTAAACATTACTTAGGTAATACCAGGGGAAGGGTAAGATGGGGAAGTAGACAACAAGAATTTCCTAACAATTTTCTACACTATATTCTGATTATAAGTACTAGTATAACTTAGCACAAAACATAACTTCACCACTCATTTGTCTTGTTCTTCCCTTTTGTTACAATGAATAACACCCTGTTCCACCACCTCGTCCTTCTTCTTCTGATACCGTTCACCCTAGTATACACCATTACTACCCCCGCCTCATCCTCAGCCAACCAGGCTTACACTGCCCTCACCGAGGACTGCTCGGTGTCCGGCGAGGATGTCCCTATGCCCATACGAAGGGAGGTGTACGATAACGGTCGGATATTCGACATTAGTCACAGATACACCCCTGACATGCCGAGTTACGGCGTTAAGGACGGGCTCGGGGAATTCCTGTCGCTTGGCATGAGCATCAAAAATGGCTCGGACGCCAACGTCTCGGTTGTTTTGGCCACGATCCTCAGCAGGGATAGAGAGGTAACTTGTGCTACCAAAAGTAAATTAGGGTTTGCAGGGCGTGCCACCGCGCGGACGCGGAACGAAACGGTGCGCGTTCTTGACTTCTAATCAGGCGAAGTAGAGCTCCGGTGTCACCTCGCGGGCGAGGAATTACGAGCAAACTATCTAGTCACCCGTGAATCGATACTCACTGTTGGGGTGAGCAGAGCAACAATTGGGAAAGAGAGGCGAGTCCAGACGGGCTCTGAGATCTAAGGCGAGGTGCACTTAGAACTAAGGATTTCGAGGATGCTCGAAGATTTGCAGTTGTATTTTGTATGATTGATTGTATGTGTGTGTTGTTTTGTGTAGAGCTAAACCAGATTCTCGAACTCTCTTATATAGAGCTATTTAGGGCCACAGGTATTGGTCCAAAGCATGTCAAAGACTTGTAGGAGTCTTCAACGATAAATGTGATGTAGGCGATGTTAATCACTTCGTGATGTGATTGCTTTTACGTAGAAGAGTAGAACATCTCATGAAGACCTAGACGTGCACCACTGTTCACCCATGCAAATACAATTAAGGAGTAGAGTCCTTAACCACCAAGACAACCAAACTCATGAAGATGTGGACGTGAGCTCCCCATGCAAACATGCTTGAATAAAGATAAGGATCCTTAATGAACCCCTCCCCATGCAATCATGCTTAACTAAGGATATATATTGCTTCTTATCCAATAGAGGTATTGTAGGCGGAGTCCGCCTCTTTCCTTGCTAGCTCTCTCAATTGATATATATGCATATATATATATATACCACCAAGCGGAGCCCGCCTCTCTCCTTCTCCTATGTGAAGTCTTCCACCTCTGTTTCCTCACGTGGTCTCCTACGCGGAGTCTCCTTTGTATGAGAAGTATCTCGCCTTGTTTCTTGGCAAAGGCATCTCGCTTCGCGAAACCGAACACAACTTAAGGAGGAGACTTCTTAATTATACATGCTTCTTTATTACAGGCGAGGCAACCCGCCTTTAAACTTAATATTATTCAGGCTCACCGGTGTGGATTATGAATATAATTAACATTCACTTTAGACAATTACTGTCTAGTAAAATATTAATTTGGGTGTAAACATTGTCCCCCAGCCTCGAAGTCATGAATGTCAAAAAAATGACTGAAGAGGTTTATGTTTCATGCTGCCCCAAAACCACCGAAATTGGCTTGGTTCATACAAAAAAGACTGAGTAACAGGCCTGTGAATAGGCTCCAAAACTCAAGTACCCAACACCAAAGCAATGCAGCGAAACCACTGTACGATTCAGCCTAGTACCATATTAAACTGATGATCACGAACTTAACATAGTTAGGTACCCTGAACTTGAACTTAAAGAATAATGCCGTGGGCTTCGCCTGCTCCACTTAAAGAACATAGTACCATGCATGCACCTCGACTAGATAATATCTTCGAAGAGATGTAGCTCGAATGAATGTGTCTTGAACATATGTATCTCGAGTGGATATATTTGGAAAGGAATCGTCTGATGAAGTTTAGTGTCCACTCCGGCACTCATGTTGACGCACCAGGTCACGTCTTCGACCATTACTATGACGCTGGCTTTGATGTTGATGCGCTTGACCTCGAATTCTTGAATGGTAACTAGTAGAGCTGGCAGCCTCTTAC of the Fragaria vesca subsp. vesca linkage group LG6, FraVesHawaii_1.0, whole genome shotgun sequence genome contains:
- the LOC101304901 gene encoding E3 ubiquitin-protein ligase RNF181-like, whose protein sequence is MEYFTYHHHVLQKEQPDLMGSLKMDMLTIRFRFLRSIQWHRVRTDPYTIESMDLLHQADLLVKFSHLKQQLSDNYDNNRRYATLFSKKLSQVSVPEDEHFASIHEIFQVVLEMVDPEIPLVVGVVDATVREGDVTLDPCSRNWIPASRSFVQGLERVMTLDSDILTRSPTCAVCLEDFEQQLPITQLPCTHHFHLPCIVQCLERNHFCPLCRYVMPMEQG
- the LOC101305203 gene encoding kynurenine formamidase-like yields the protein MNNTLFHHLVLLLLIPFTLVYTITTPASSSANQAYTALTEDCSVSGEDVPMPIRREVYDNGRIFDISHRYTPDMPSYGVKDGLGEFLSLGMSIKNGSDANWIYLERNRLMKFSVHSGTHVDAPGHVFDHYYDAGFDVDALDLEFLNGPALVVDVPRNKNITAEVMEALNIPKGVRRVLFRTLSSDRKLMLKKEFDTSAVGFMEDGAKWLVDNTDIKLFGLDYLNVAASVDVLPVHYAFLQGREMVLVEGLKLDGVPAGIYSSVHCLPLRLVGSDGSPARCILIK